The Diaphorobacter ruginosibacter genome contains a region encoding:
- a CDS encoding D-amino acid dehydrogenase: protein MKTIVLGAGIIGISTAWHLLERGHEVVVVDRQPDAALETSFANGAQISVSYCEPWANREAPLKAIKWLFDKEAPLLLRPQMDPHQWSWLLKFLGQCNDKAFERNVQQIVALGAYSHAALKDVISKTNFEFERLERGIAHFYTDQKSFDAAGEAVDVMRRYGVQRRVVSKEELFRIEPAFKAYGDHITGGTFTNTDESGDARVFTQKLARLCEERGAQFLYNHDIVRLNKEGDTVRSVSVRARTAYDGGPSAFDLKGDAIVVACGSYTAPMLRTVGIRVPIYPGKGYSATFDILKPDEAPFVSTIDDGKKVAISRLGNKLRVAGTIELGGFDHDLDSPVARARCHMLSRRIETILPGVCDTRTPEEGGDPQYWTGLRPATPTNIPLIGRTQLKGLWINAGHGTLGWTHGAGSGKAMAELLCGERPAMAFNFTGYETAQPAIRHMPRTA, encoded by the coding sequence ATGAAAACCATCGTCCTCGGCGCCGGCATCATCGGCATCTCTACCGCATGGCACCTCCTCGAGCGCGGCCATGAAGTCGTTGTGGTCGACCGCCAGCCCGATGCGGCGCTGGAGACCAGCTTTGCCAATGGCGCCCAGATTTCGGTGAGCTACTGCGAACCCTGGGCCAACCGCGAGGCACCGCTCAAGGCGATCAAATGGCTGTTCGACAAGGAAGCTCCGCTGCTCCTGCGGCCGCAGATGGATCCTCACCAGTGGAGTTGGCTGCTCAAGTTCCTGGGTCAGTGCAACGACAAGGCCTTCGAGCGCAACGTGCAGCAGATCGTCGCCCTGGGCGCCTACAGCCATGCCGCCCTGAAGGACGTGATCAGCAAGACGAACTTCGAATTCGAGCGCCTTGAGCGCGGCATCGCCCATTTCTACACCGACCAGAAATCCTTCGACGCCGCCGGCGAGGCGGTTGACGTGATGCGCCGCTACGGTGTGCAGCGCCGCGTGGTCAGCAAGGAAGAGCTGTTCAGGATCGAGCCGGCCTTCAAGGCCTACGGTGACCACATCACCGGCGGCACCTTCACGAACACCGACGAAAGCGGCGACGCCCGCGTGTTCACCCAGAAGCTTGCCAGGCTCTGCGAAGAGCGCGGCGCGCAGTTTCTCTACAACCACGACATCGTGCGCCTGAACAAGGAGGGCGATACCGTCCGCTCCGTATCGGTACGCGCACGCACGGCCTATGACGGGGGCCCAAGCGCCTTCGACCTGAAGGGCGACGCCATCGTGGTGGCCTGCGGCAGCTACACCGCGCCCATGCTGCGCACCGTGGGCATTCGTGTGCCGATCTATCCTGGCAAGGGCTACAGCGCCACCTTCGACATCCTCAAGCCCGATGAGGCGCCGTTCGTCTCCACCATCGACGACGGCAAGAAGGTCGCCATCAGCCGCCTGGGCAACAAGCTGCGCGTGGCCGGCACCATCGAGCTCGGCGGCTTCGATCACGACCTGGATTCGCCTGTGGCACGCGCCCGCTGCCACATGCTCTCCCGCCGCATCGAAACCATCCTGCCCGGCGTATGCGACACCCGCACGCCTGAGGAAGGCGGCGATCCCCAATACTGGACAGGCCTGCGTCCTGCTACCCCGACGAACATCCCGCTGATCGGCCGCACCCAATTGAAGGGTTTGTGGATCAATGCGGGACATGGCACGTTGGGTTGGACGCATGGCGCTGGTTCCGGCAAGGCGATGGCGGAACTGCTGTGCGGAGAGCGTCCGGCCATGGCGTTCAATTTCACCGGGTATGAGACGGCCCAGCCTGCCATTCGGCACATGCCTCGCACGGCTTGA
- a CDS encoding LysR family transcriptional regulator ArgP, which translates to MNTYDPAALECLAAIVEEGGFERAAQRLNVTQSAVSQRLRALEAQVGSVLIVRSRPLRPTSAGQLLLKHTKQLRLLRADLERDLQDLAPRAPGGARDEERISIAINADSIATWALEALGPLARRNLPIEIITDDQDFTQEWLRSGQVLGCVTTLKQPLRGCKVVPLGAMEYVAVASDEFARMHLPGGLTAHNFREVTFVCFNRKDDMQAEFVARRFGLKRVSLPSVFVPSSEGQVRAVAAGWGVSVVPQLMAAPLVAKGLLVDLAPGYKLPIQLYWHSWNLESEVLDALSTALTEAARKALSN; encoded by the coding sequence ATGAACACCTACGATCCGGCGGCCTTGGAATGTCTCGCGGCGATTGTCGAGGAAGGCGGGTTCGAGCGCGCGGCGCAGCGCCTGAACGTGACGCAGTCGGCGGTTTCGCAGCGCCTTCGGGCACTCGAAGCCCAGGTGGGGTCGGTGCTGATCGTGCGCAGCCGGCCGCTGCGCCCGACCAGTGCCGGCCAATTGCTGCTGAAGCACACCAAGCAACTGCGCCTGCTGAGAGCAGACCTGGAGCGCGACCTGCAGGATCTGGCGCCGCGGGCACCGGGGGGTGCGCGCGATGAAGAGCGTATCTCGATCGCGATCAATGCCGACAGCATTGCCACCTGGGCCCTCGAGGCCCTGGGGCCGCTTGCACGCCGCAATCTGCCGATCGAGATCATCACCGATGACCAGGACTTCACGCAGGAATGGCTGCGCTCCGGACAGGTGCTGGGCTGCGTGACCACGCTCAAGCAGCCGCTGCGCGGATGCAAGGTCGTGCCGCTGGGAGCGATGGAGTATGTGGCCGTGGCATCCGACGAGTTCGCGAGAATGCACCTGCCGGGCGGACTCACGGCGCACAACTTCCGGGAGGTGACCTTCGTCTGCTTCAACCGCAAGGACGACATGCAGGCCGAGTTCGTCGCGCGTCGCTTCGGCCTGAAGCGGGTGTCGCTGCCCAGCGTCTTTGTTCCAAGCTCCGAGGGGCAGGTGCGCGCCGTGGCGGCTGGCTGGGGGGTGAGCGTGGTGCCGCAACTGATGGCCGCGCCCCTTGTCGCCAAGGGATTGCTGGTGGATCTGGCACCGGGATACAAGCTGCCGATCCAGCTGTACTGGCACTCCTGGAACCTCGAGTCGGAGGTGCTGGATGCGCTGTCGACTGCGCTGACGGAAGCCGCCCGGAAGGCGCTGTCGAACTGA
- a CDS encoding SMI1/KNR4 family protein, which translates to MDFVRFIEVMQGVYADAGATLELNAPATEQQIAAAEHELGFAIDPALKAAWRIANGAPSWTPLFARPDFYTGFDFLPIEEALRQRRNMRERAPRYAGYDEEQPRDARLREGWFQDGWLPFAGFSAPVMMLISDASPAASGRSGQIIAFVHDPDQMTFVSQDFPNLLAVSATQIAAEPQEYIEED; encoded by the coding sequence ATGGATTTTGTCCGATTCATCGAGGTGATGCAGGGCGTGTACGCCGATGCCGGTGCGACGCTTGAACTGAATGCGCCCGCGACCGAGCAGCAGATCGCGGCGGCGGAGCACGAGCTGGGATTCGCCATCGATCCGGCGCTCAAGGCGGCATGGCGCATTGCCAATGGCGCCCCAAGCTGGACGCCGTTGTTCGCGCGTCCCGACTTCTATACGGGATTCGACTTCCTGCCGATCGAGGAGGCCCTCCGGCAGCGGCGCAACATGCGCGAGCGTGCCCCGCGCTATGCGGGCTACGACGAGGAGCAGCCGCGCGATGCCCGGTTGCGCGAGGGCTGGTTCCAGGACGGCTGGCTGCCGTTCGCGGGCTTTTCCGCGCCGGTGATGATGCTGATCTCGGATGCATCCCCTGCAGCGTCGGGCCGGTCGGGGCAGATCATTGCGTTCGTGCACGATCCCGACCAGATGACGTTCGTGAGCCAGGATTTCCCGAACCTGCTCGCCGTTTCGGCCACGCAGATCGCGGCCGAGCCGCAGGAATACATCGAGGAGGATTGA
- a CDS encoding universal stress protein, whose product MKVLLAVDGSAYTKKMLTYLVTHDAMMSDTLEYTALTVCPEVPARARKALGKAMVDQYYADEGEKVLAPVMKFLKKHGLQVTSLAKTGHAGDTIAKIAETGGYDLIIMGTQGVSALNKLVMGSVSTKVLAQCSVPVLLIR is encoded by the coding sequence ATGAAAGTCTTGCTCGCAGTTGACGGAAGCGCCTACACCAAGAAGATGCTGACCTATCTGGTCACCCATGACGCCATGATGAGCGACACGCTGGAATACACGGCGCTCACCGTGTGCCCCGAAGTTCCGGCGCGCGCACGCAAGGCCCTCGGCAAGGCCATGGTGGACCAGTACTACGCCGACGAAGGCGAGAAGGTGCTGGCACCGGTCATGAAATTCCTCAAGAAGCACGGCCTGCAGGTGACATCCCTGGCCAAGACAGGCCATGCGGGCGACACCATCGCGAAGATCGCCGAGACCGGCGGCTACGACCTGATCATCATGGGCACCCAAGGCGTGAGCGCGCTCAACAAGCTGGTGATGGGCTCGGTCAGCACCAAGGTGCTGGCGCAGTGCAGCGTGCCGGTTCTGCTGATCCGATAG
- a CDS encoding metallophosphoesterase, whose product MKIQLLSDLHLETHPQFQPTPAAGADLLVLAGDVGSYQRGSRLAGTHFGLERFSPLPQFAHWPTPVIFVPGNHEYDNQDFDEAHARLRRTCDELGLIWLERESLLMDGVRFVGTTLWSDFDALAEDDAVSHPARYLQKREKAFRAANFYLSKTQGTRHGEPFLAEQVREQSLTCQAWLKDALTTAPHTGGPTVVITHFAPSLKSADPRYGLVPGTAGFCNVMDDLLPYADLWMHGHLHAPSDYMVTGPRADASVHRCRVVANPLGYAVKGEQETFQPAFCVEV is encoded by the coding sequence ATGAAGATCCAATTGCTCTCCGACCTGCATCTGGAAACCCATCCCCAGTTCCAGCCCACGCCCGCGGCGGGCGCCGACCTGCTGGTGCTGGCGGGCGACGTGGGCTCCTATCAGCGGGGCTCGCGGCTTGCCGGCACCCACTTCGGGCTGGAGCGCTTCTCGCCGCTGCCGCAGTTCGCGCACTGGCCGACGCCGGTGATCTTCGTGCCGGGCAACCATGAATACGACAACCAGGACTTCGACGAGGCGCACGCGCGCCTGCGGCGTACCTGCGATGAACTCGGGCTGATCTGGCTCGAGCGCGAGTCGCTGTTGATGGACGGCGTCCGCTTCGTCGGCACCACCCTGTGGAGCGACTTCGATGCGCTGGCCGAGGACGATGCCGTGAGCCATCCCGCGCGCTATCTGCAAAAGCGCGAAAAGGCCTTTCGCGCGGCCAACTTCTACCTCAGCAAGACACAGGGCACGCGCCACGGCGAGCCCTTTCTGGCCGAACAGGTGCGCGAGCAGTCGCTGACCTGTCAGGCATGGCTGAAGGATGCGCTGACCACGGCACCCCACACCGGAGGCCCGACCGTCGTCATCACGCATTTCGCCCCCAGCCTGAAGAGCGCCGATCCGCGCTACGGCCTGGTGCCGGGAACCGCGGGCTTCTGCAATGTGATGGATGACCTGCTGCCCTACGCGGACCTGTGGATGCATGGCCATCTGCATGCCCCGAGCGACTATATGGTCACGGGGCCCCGGGCCGACGCAAGCGTGCACCGCTGCCGCGTGGTGGCCAATCCGCTGGGATATGCCGTCAAAGGGGAACAGGAAACGTTCCAACCCGCATTCTGCGTAGAGGTTTGA
- a CDS encoding LysR substrate-binding domain-containing protein — translation MAERNLTRAANNLSITQPAVSNALRRLRELLDDELLVRKGHGVEPTPRALAIWPVVRQSLARLQETLAPNSFEPGTARSTFVLAMADATSATLLPPLVGITEREAPGVSLRILPLTTRDPRSLLDDASADLAVGYFPAVISDITAQAQSDNVMTHESLRLYDGEYVCVMRRGHPLADAPLTLDAYCAARHLLVSFSGKPFGFIDEALSGLQRERRIVLTVNQFFTAGRVVVNSDLLTVLPRHFVGVASLADDLIWRPLPMRLPAVHVDAMWHPHRTHDPAHRWLRDAIARAAIQTTPQQAMLLQNQAHLMKKDAPPSTDRK, via the coding sequence ATGGCGGAACGCAATCTGACGCGCGCGGCCAACAACCTGTCCATCACCCAGCCCGCTGTCAGCAACGCGCTGCGCCGCCTGCGCGAACTGCTCGATGACGAACTGCTGGTGCGCAAGGGCCACGGCGTGGAGCCCACGCCGCGTGCACTGGCGATCTGGCCGGTGGTGCGCCAGTCGCTCGCACGGCTGCAGGAGACGCTGGCCCCCAACAGCTTCGAGCCGGGCACCGCGCGCTCGACCTTCGTGCTGGCCATGGCCGATGCGACGAGCGCCACGCTGCTGCCACCGCTGGTCGGGATCACCGAGCGCGAGGCACCGGGCGTGTCGCTGCGCATTCTTCCGCTGACCACGCGCGATCCGCGCAGCCTGCTCGACGATGCCAGCGCCGACCTCGCCGTGGGGTACTTTCCCGCCGTCATCTCCGACATCACGGCGCAGGCCCAGTCCGACAACGTGATGACACACGAGAGCCTGCGCCTTTATGACGGCGAATATGTCTGCGTAATGCGGCGCGGCCACCCTCTGGCCGACGCACCGCTCACGCTCGATGCCTATTGCGCGGCACGGCACCTGCTGGTCAGTTTCTCGGGCAAGCCCTTCGGCTTCATCGACGAGGCGCTGTCGGGCCTGCAGCGCGAGCGGCGCATCGTGCTCACGGTGAACCAGTTCTTCACCGCCGGCCGCGTGGTGGTCAACTCCGACCTGCTGACCGTGCTGCCGCGCCATTTTGTCGGCGTGGCGAGCCTCGCGGACGACCTGATCTGGCGACCGCTGCCGATGCGGCTGCCCGCCGTGCACGTGGATGCCATGTGGCATCCCCACCGCACCCACGATCCCGCGCACCGCTGGCTGCGGGATGCCATCGCCCGCGCGGCGATCCAGACCACTCCCCAGCAGGCCATGCTCCTGCAGAACCAGGCGCACCTGATGAAAAAGGACGCTCCGCCATCCACGGACCGGAAATAG
- a CDS encoding GntR family transcriptional regulator, with protein sequence MPTIAAKIQSLISEQIISGHFRPGTRLDERELAQQFNVSRTPVREALRQLAARGLTQLLPMRGVVVSEISVKDLTEILHANCELEAMCARLAAESMTAMEKTELQYIHERTNEYVAEGNLDKYLDANRELHRLILEGAHNTVIARMVGEIRDRLSPYRQFHPAETDRLVTSHDAHKDIVDAIVGGNGEAAYLAMRAHNAHLGNAALRALRQAKEAEGVEAAQEEAARPARKRVAAKTPRAAANAAPGATASPATPRRGRPAKTAASAAAAPRKRTAA encoded by the coding sequence ATGCCCACCATCGCTGCCAAGATCCAGTCGCTGATATCCGAGCAAATCATCAGTGGCCATTTCAGGCCAGGCACACGGCTGGATGAGCGCGAGCTTGCGCAGCAGTTCAATGTGTCCCGCACTCCGGTGCGCGAGGCACTGCGCCAGCTGGCGGCGCGTGGCCTGACGCAGCTGCTGCCGATGCGCGGCGTGGTGGTGTCCGAGATCAGCGTGAAGGACCTCACGGAAATCCTGCACGCCAACTGCGAGCTTGAGGCGATGTGCGCGCGCCTGGCGGCGGAATCCATGACCGCCATGGAAAAGACCGAGCTTCAGTACATCCACGAGCGCACCAACGAGTATGTGGCCGAAGGCAACCTGGACAAGTACCTCGATGCCAATCGCGAGCTGCACCGCCTGATCCTCGAAGGCGCGCACAACACGGTCATCGCCCGCATGGTGGGAGAAATCCGCGATCGCCTGAGCCCCTATCGCCAGTTCCATCCCGCCGAGACGGATCGCCTTGTCACCTCGCACGATGCGCACAAGGACATTGTTGACGCCATCGTCGGCGGCAACGGCGAGGCGGCCTACCTGGCCATGCGTGCTCACAACGCGCACCTGGGCAATGCGGCCCTGCGCGCGCTGCGCCAGGCCAAGGAGGCCGAAGGCGTCGAGGCCGCCCAGGAGGAGGCCGCCAGGCCCGCACGCAAACGCGTGGCTGCCAAGACACCGCGCGCAGCGGCCAATGCCGCACCGGGCGCCACGGCGAGCCCCGCCACGCCCCGCAGAGGTCGTCCCGCGAAGACCGCCGCCTCCGCAGCGGCCGCACCGCGCAAGCGCACTGCTGCTTAA
- a CDS encoding malonic semialdehyde reductase, translating into MPENFSVDTLFNHARSQNGFQNTPVAEDVLRRLYDLMKMGPTSANCSPMRVVFLTTAEARARLTPALSPGNVAKTASAPVTALLAWDTRFHAHAERLFPHNPQLYRTFADNAVHADRTAFRNATLQAGYFLLAARAVGLDCGPMSGFDEALVNETFFPDGRYRINFLCNLGHGDPSKLFARLPRLDFNEACRVL; encoded by the coding sequence ATGCCAGAGAATTTCAGCGTGGACACGCTGTTCAATCACGCCCGTTCACAGAACGGATTCCAGAACACGCCCGTGGCGGAGGACGTGCTGCGCCGCCTCTACGACCTCATGAAAATGGGCCCCACCAGCGCCAACTGCAGCCCGATGCGCGTCGTGTTCCTCACCACGGCAGAGGCACGCGCACGCCTCACGCCGGCGCTCAGTCCGGGCAATGTCGCAAAGACCGCATCCGCACCGGTGACGGCATTGCTGGCCTGGGACACGCGGTTCCACGCCCACGCGGAGCGCCTTTTCCCGCACAACCCCCAGCTCTATCGCACGTTCGCTGACAACGCCGTGCATGCGGATCGCACGGCATTTCGCAACGCCACGCTGCAGGCGGGCTACTTCCTGCTGGCGGCCAGGGCGGTGGGCCTGGACTGCGGGCCGATGTCCGGCTTCGACGAGGCCCTGGTGAACGAGACGTTCTTCCCTGACGGCAGATACCGCATCAACTTCCTGTGCAACCTCGGCCACGGAGACCCGTCGAAGCTGTTCGCGAGGTTGCCGCGACTCGATTTCAACGAAGCCTGCCGGGTGCTTTGA
- a CDS encoding Bug family tripartite tricarboxylate transporter substrate binding protein, with protein sequence MYRAIAAAAAATLALCVATAASAQGNWPSKPITIVVPFGAGGNTDVIARLTATHLTKALGTSVIVDNKPGASGLIAARQVLGQPADGHTLFMATATQVVTAPFVNASFNIDPLKEFAPVANIGANAFVITTRASLPAKTLGEFVDLAKKEPGKITYGSGGAGALTQLSAYMFARRAGLDMTHVPYKGGAAVITDLIGGQIDMYSASPSEVIPQMGTGKLRLLAISSPTRLKELPNVPTIAETYPGYEVSTWNGLVARAGTPPEILDRIAAEVAKMKDDPGISKKLEDMGVVPVFATRAAFGVQIQREVDMWGKALKNSGIRTD encoded by the coding sequence ATGTACCGAGCCATCGCCGCTGCGGCCGCAGCAACCCTTGCGCTGTGTGTCGCCACCGCAGCCTCCGCGCAGGGCAACTGGCCCAGCAAGCCCATCACCATCGTCGTGCCGTTCGGCGCGGGTGGAAACACCGACGTGATCGCGCGCCTGACCGCCACGCATCTCACCAAGGCTCTCGGCACTTCCGTGATCGTGGACAACAAGCCCGGAGCCTCGGGCCTGATCGCGGCACGCCAGGTGCTGGGTCAGCCGGCCGATGGCCACACCCTGTTCATGGCGACGGCCACGCAGGTGGTGACGGCCCCCTTCGTGAACGCCAGCTTCAACATCGATCCGCTCAAGGAGTTCGCGCCCGTCGCCAACATCGGCGCGAACGCGTTCGTGATCACCACGCGTGCTTCGCTGCCCGCGAAGACCCTGGGTGAATTCGTCGACCTGGCGAAGAAGGAGCCCGGCAAGATCACCTACGGCAGCGGCGGCGCGGGAGCCCTCACGCAACTGTCGGCCTACATGTTCGCGAGGCGCGCCGGGCTGGACATGACGCACGTGCCCTACAAGGGCGGGGCGGCGGTGATCACGGATCTGATCGGCGGGCAGATCGACATGTACTCTGCCAGCCCGTCGGAAGTGATTCCGCAGATGGGCACCGGCAAGCTTCGCCTGCTCGCGATCTCCAGTCCCACGCGCCTGAAGGAGCTGCCGAACGTCCCGACCATCGCCGAGACCTATCCCGGCTACGAGGTCAGCACCTGGAACGGCCTGGTGGCGCGGGCCGGCACGCCTCCGGAGATCCTGGATCGCATCGCAGCCGAGGTCGCGAAGATGAAGGACGACCCCGGCATCAGCAAGAAGCTGGAGGACATGGGCGTGGTGCCAGTGTTTGCGACGCGCGCGGCCTTCGGTGTGCAGATCCAGCGCGAGGTCGACATGTGGGGCAAGGCCCTGAAGAACTCCGGCATCCGTACCGATTGA
- a CDS encoding fumarylacetoacetate hydrolase family protein translates to MQWFGIAAYAAKINGITGERLGLVIDEKVYDAHDAVKAAAVGNTAALPADLGTLLAAWERSGDVLGMLEAAGQAIRSGAVKLPVQDGALGIPYAPTRIFATASNYYEHAAEMGTKLAARSESTPYIFIKADSSITATKTAVVMPSNTMKLDWEVELAVIIGKGGRNISAANAYEHIAGYTVINDVSARDLTRRSDYPFSHDWFRGKSFDTFAPIGPWFVPRDCLGDPMQLRMRLTVNGESMQDASTEGMIFNIAEQIEYLSSILTLRPGDMIATGTPTGVGMGKGVFLKPGDLMVASVDGIGSIENHVVAASA, encoded by the coding sequence ATGCAATGGTTTGGAATCGCCGCCTACGCGGCCAAGATCAACGGAATCACGGGCGAGCGCCTGGGCCTGGTGATCGACGAGAAGGTCTATGACGCGCACGATGCGGTGAAGGCCGCCGCTGTCGGCAACACGGCAGCGCTGCCCGCGGACCTTGGCACGCTGCTCGCCGCTTGGGAGCGTTCGGGCGACGTGCTCGGCATGCTGGAAGCCGCCGGGCAGGCGATCCGCAGCGGTGCGGTCAAGCTGCCCGTGCAGGACGGCGCGCTGGGCATTCCCTATGCGCCGACGCGCATCTTCGCCACCGCGTCGAACTACTATGAGCACGCCGCGGAGATGGGCACCAAGCTGGCCGCGCGCAGCGAAAGCACGCCCTATATCTTCATCAAGGCCGACAGCAGCATCACCGCCACCAAGACGGCCGTGGTGATGCCATCGAACACCATGAAGCTCGACTGGGAAGTGGAGCTTGCGGTCATCATCGGCAAGGGCGGCCGCAACATCAGCGCCGCCAACGCGTACGAGCACATCGCGGGCTACACCGTCATCAACGATGTCAGCGCGCGCGATCTCACGCGCCGCTCCGACTATCCGTTCTCGCACGACTGGTTCCGTGGCAAGAGCTTCGACACCTTTGCGCCCATCGGCCCATGGTTCGTGCCACGCGACTGCCTGGGCGATCCCATGCAGCTGCGCATGCGCCTCACCGTGAACGGCGAGAGCATGCAGGATGCATCGACCGAAGGCATGATCTTCAATATCGCGGAGCAGATCGAGTACCTGTCGAGCATTCTCACGCTGCGTCCGGGCGACATGATCGCCACGGGCACGCCCACGGGCGTCGGCATGGGCAAGGGCGTGTTCCTCAAGCCGGGCGATCTGATGGTCGCATCGGTCGACGGCATCGGCTCCATCGAGAACCACGTCGTCGCGGCGTCGGCCTGA
- a CDS encoding VOC family protein, translating to MTTSKLKPRRLGHMVLMVRDIQKSAKFYTEVMGLEVSDWIGENMVFLRAGVDHHDLALAQLPDKDSPDYNDLPRYSRPGLEHFSYLIDSEEEMERSVKVLQEHGVEIVRGIGRHGPGNNLFLVFKDPDGNNVEVYCEMTQIPQDGRHQAEVWERNLESFDQYRLERFVVPPPAHLVESKTREKQ from the coding sequence ATGACAACCAGCAAGCTCAAGCCCCGCCGCCTCGGCCACATGGTGCTCATGGTGCGCGACATCCAGAAGTCCGCGAAGTTCTACACCGAGGTGATGGGGCTGGAGGTGTCGGACTGGATCGGCGAGAACATGGTCTTCCTGCGTGCGGGAGTCGATCACCACGATCTGGCCCTTGCCCAGCTGCCCGACAAGGATTCGCCCGACTACAACGATCTGCCGCGCTATTCGCGTCCGGGGCTCGAGCACTTCTCCTATCTGATCGATAGCGAGGAGGAGATGGAGCGCTCCGTCAAGGTGCTGCAGGAGCACGGCGTGGAGATCGTGCGTGGCATCGGTCGCCATGGTCCGGGCAACAACCTGTTCCTGGTGTTCAAGGATCCCGATGGCAACAATGTCGAGGTGTACTGCGAGATGACGCAGATACCGCAGGATGGCAGGCATCAGGCGGAGGTGTGGGAGCGGAATCTGGAGAGCTTCGATCAGTATCGGCTCGAGCGGTTCGTGGTGCCGCCGCCTGCGCATCTGGTGGAGTCCAAGACGCGGGAAAAGCAGTAG
- a CDS encoding 2-hydroxyacid dehydrogenase, which translates to MSENRLATADVPRHVLSLIPIPAVTREALSARHALHEAPRGLRDLTATDAGSIPFEKIAAVVTNGTTGLSGEWMARMPALRVVSAFGVGHENIDLQAAAAQGVTVTNAPGTNDETVADHALGFMLALSRGYGTLTTAVRAGRWESSRAARPTLSGAAVGIIGMGRIGQGIARRCEAFGMRVAYCTRNPRSDLRHYIHEPDLQALAQQSDFLVAACPGGPATHHLINANVLRALGSLGYVINVARGSVVNTDDLVQALEHGVIAGAGLDVLEDEPRVPDALAQRDNVLITPHMAGRSPAAQQAQTDVLLQSIEDALAGREPRYKVG; encoded by the coding sequence GTGAGCGAGAACCGCCTTGCGACGGCCGATGTCCCACGGCACGTGCTGTCGCTGATCCCCATCCCCGCCGTGACCCGCGAGGCGCTCTCTGCACGCCACGCGCTGCACGAGGCCCCTCGAGGGCTGCGAGACCTCACCGCCACGGACGCCGGCAGCATTCCATTCGAGAAGATTGCAGCCGTCGTCACCAACGGCACGACCGGCCTCTCCGGCGAATGGATGGCCCGTATGCCCGCGTTGCGCGTGGTGAGCGCATTCGGCGTCGGCCACGAGAACATCGACCTGCAGGCGGCCGCGGCGCAGGGGGTGACGGTGACGAATGCCCCCGGCACCAACGACGAAACCGTGGCCGACCATGCGCTGGGCTTCATGCTCGCACTGAGCCGCGGCTACGGCACGCTCACCACAGCGGTGCGCGCGGGCCGCTGGGAATCCTCGCGCGCCGCGCGCCCCACCCTCAGCGGCGCCGCGGTGGGCATCATCGGCATGGGCCGCATCGGCCAGGGCATCGCACGCCGCTGCGAGGCCTTCGGCATGCGCGTGGCCTACTGCACGCGCAACCCGCGAAGCGACCTGCGGCACTACATCCACGAACCCGACCTGCAGGCCCTCGCACAACAGTCCGACTTCCTCGTCGCCGCCTGCCCCGGCGGACCGGCAACGCATCACCTCATCAACGCCAACGTGCTGAGAGCGCTGGGCTCCCTGGGCTACGTGATCAACGTGGCACGCGGCAGCGTGGTGAACACCGACGATCTTGTGCAAGCGCTCGAACACGGCGTGATCGCCGGCGCGGGCCTGGACGTGCTGGAGGACGAGCCCCGGGTGCCCGATGCCCTCGCGCAAAGGGACAACGTGCTGATCACACCGCACATGGCGGGCCGCTCGCCGGCCGCGCAACAGGCGCAGACCGACGTGCTGCTGCAAAGCATCGAGGACGCCCTCGCCGGGCGTGAGCCTCGGTACAAGGTGGGCTGA
- a CDS encoding VOC family protein → MEKLRHIALSVSDPEAAAQFFEQAFGMTRAGRAMRGWYMTDGVMNVALLNFKDETVPGYEKLKDVRGVIHFGMWVDNLEEAEKKVLAAGGTYLTGRKETDPNVFYEVKYRTPDGIVFDITESGWKGAVKEVEPVENQA, encoded by the coding sequence ATGGAAAAACTCAGGCACATTGCACTTTCGGTCAGCGACCCCGAGGCCGCTGCACAATTCTTCGAACAGGCTTTCGGCATGACGCGCGCAGGCCGTGCAATGCGCGGCTGGTACATGACGGACGGCGTGATGAACGTCGCCCTGCTGAACTTCAAGGACGAGACCGTGCCCGGCTACGAAAAGCTCAAGGACGTGCGGGGCGTGATCCACTTCGGCATGTGGGTGGACAACCTGGAGGAAGCCGAGAAGAAGGTGCTCGCCGCCGGTGGAACCTATCTCACGGGCCGCAAGGAAACCGATCCCAACGTGTTCTATGAAGTGAAGTACCGCACGCCCGACGGCATCGTGTTCGATATCACCGAATCGGGCTGGAAGGGTGCGGTCAAGGAAGTCGAGCCCGTCGAGAACCAGGCGTGA